One genomic window of Quercus robur chromosome 6, dhQueRobu3.1, whole genome shotgun sequence includes the following:
- the LOC126733286 gene encoding ubiquitin carboxyl-terminal hydrolase 27 isoform X3, which produces MKVVQFCEQNLLGGSNLTSERSISAELCEVGGGRVVLSPRRLMLAMSHHIPNFNLTAQQDAAEAFLHLLSSLREEFSDCYLPNQCSLVDVFASSCRILIPKREDRSEQERWQKHFLGPFDGILGSILTCQSCSSQISMSFESFHSLPLSPVLDNGSTIMVGCTLEDCLKQFIVAEHVENYHCSNCWHIAGIKYLSSVEANEVINMEIEKLRRCSEQETCDCRRLLRLKTLPWSNKFSYTLKQLSLARCPKILCIHLKRVSINMFGEPVKLQGHISFPLNVDLLPFITRGVGINSWGENLQRKQVKLQYEKPKPLSNHFNMQFDTRKLNYIYGLMGEDVHSNEFSSDESERMVKLHAVKGESNMAQTEGCSKSMSAIMHMQCDDDKVTVPPESCLYRLVSVVEHFGKAGSGHYTVYRSVRADSYKEVPDEQFEPASMSWFCISDSEVHRVSEKDVLDAEASLLFYEKID; this is translated from the exons ATGAAAGTTGTACAGTTCTGTGAACAAAATTTACTTGGTGGGTCTAATCTAACTAGTGAACGGTCCATATCTGCAGAGTTATGTGAAGTTGGTGGGGGAAGAGTGGTATTGAGTCCACGGAGACTAATGCTAGCTATGTCTCATCACATTCCAAATTTTAATCTGACTGCCCAGCAG GATGCAGCAGAAGCGTTCCTTCATCTTTTGTCCTCTTTAAGAGAGGAGTTTTCAGATTGTTATCTTCCAAATCAATGTTCTTTAGTTGATGTTTTTGCTTCTAGTTGTAGGATTCTCATTCCAAAGAGGGAGGATCGGAGTGAGCAGGAAAGATGGCAGAAGCACTTCCTTGGACCATTTGATGGAATCCTTGGTAGCATCTTAACTTGTCAAAGCTGTTCATCTCAG ATCTCAATGAGTTTTGAATCTTTTCATAGCTTGCCTCTGTCACCGGTGCTCGATAATGGTTCCACCATT ATGGTTGGATGTACTTTGGAGGATTGCCTGAAGCAGTTCATTGTTGCCGAGCACGTTGAAAATTACCACTGCAGCAACTGTTGGCATATTGCTGGAATAAAGTATTTGTCCTCAGTAGAGGCAAATGAGGTAATCAAT atgGAGATTGAAAAACTTAGGAGATGTAGTGAGCAAGAAACCTGTGACTGCCGAAGACTTCTCCGTCTTAAAACACTACCATGGTCAAATAAGTTTTCATATACGCTAAAGCAACTAAGTCTTGCTCGTTGTCCAAAG ATTCTATGCATTCATCTAAAACGTGTATCAATAAATATGTTTGGAGAGCCAGTCAAACTTCAG GGCCATATTTCTTTTCCATTGAACGTAGACCTGCTACCTTTTATTACAAGGGGGGTTGGAATAAATAGCTGGGGAGAAAATTTGCAAAGAAAGCAAGTGAAGCTACAATATGAGAAACCAAAACCTCTTTCCAATCATTTCAATATGCAATTTGATACAAGAAAACTGAATTACATCTATGGGCTGATGGGAGAGGATGTACATTCAAATGAATTTTCTTCAGATGAATCTGAACGCATGGTAAAATTACATGCTGTTAAGGGAGAATCCAATATGGCCCAAACTGAAGGATGCTCAAAATCCATGTCTGCAATCATGCATATGCAATGTGATGATGACAAG GTGACTGTCCCCCCAGAAAGTTGTTTATACCGACTTGTTTCTGTTGTGGAGCACTTTGGAAAAGCTGGTAGTGGGCATTATACTGTTTACAGAAGTGTGAGAGCTGATTCATATAAAGAAGTTCCTGATGAGCAATTTGAGCCTGCTTCCATGAGTTGGTTTTGTATTTCAGATTCTGAAGTGCATAGGGTCTCAGAAAAAGATGTTCTTGATGCAGAGGCTAGCTTGCTCTTCTATGAGAAAATTGACTAA
- the LOC126733286 gene encoding ubiquitin carboxyl-terminal hydrolase 27 isoform X4 → MDEEQVANLPLTAALAALLEELCEVGGGRVVLSPRRLMLAMSHHIPNFNLTAQQDAAEAFLHLLSSLREEFSDCYLPNQCSLVDVFASSCRILIPKREDRSEQERWQKHFLGPFDGILGSILTCQSCSSQISMSFESFHSLPLSPVLDNGSTIMVGCTLEDCLKQFIVAEHVENYHCSNCWHIAGIKYLSSVEANEVINMEIEKLRRCSEQETCDCRRLLRLKTLPWSNKFSYTLKQLSLARCPKILCIHLKRVSINMFGEPVKLQGHISFPLNVDLLPFITRGVGINSWGENLQRKQVKLQYEKPKPLSNHFNMQFDTRKLNYIYGLMGEDVHSNEFSSDESERMVKLHAVKGESNMAQTEGCSKSMSAIMHMQCDDDKVTVPPESCLYRLVSVVEHFGKAGSGHYTVYRSVRADSYKEVPDEQFEPASMSWFCISDSEVHRVSEKDVLDAEASLLFYEKID, encoded by the exons ATGGATGAGGAACAGGTTGCAAACTTGCCGCTTACAGCTGCTTTGGCTGCTTTATTAGAAG AGTTATGTGAAGTTGGTGGGGGAAGAGTGGTATTGAGTCCACGGAGACTAATGCTAGCTATGTCTCATCACATTCCAAATTTTAATCTGACTGCCCAGCAG GATGCAGCAGAAGCGTTCCTTCATCTTTTGTCCTCTTTAAGAGAGGAGTTTTCAGATTGTTATCTTCCAAATCAATGTTCTTTAGTTGATGTTTTTGCTTCTAGTTGTAGGATTCTCATTCCAAAGAGGGAGGATCGGAGTGAGCAGGAAAGATGGCAGAAGCACTTCCTTGGACCATTTGATGGAATCCTTGGTAGCATCTTAACTTGTCAAAGCTGTTCATCTCAG ATCTCAATGAGTTTTGAATCTTTTCATAGCTTGCCTCTGTCACCGGTGCTCGATAATGGTTCCACCATT ATGGTTGGATGTACTTTGGAGGATTGCCTGAAGCAGTTCATTGTTGCCGAGCACGTTGAAAATTACCACTGCAGCAACTGTTGGCATATTGCTGGAATAAAGTATTTGTCCTCAGTAGAGGCAAATGAGGTAATCAAT atgGAGATTGAAAAACTTAGGAGATGTAGTGAGCAAGAAACCTGTGACTGCCGAAGACTTCTCCGTCTTAAAACACTACCATGGTCAAATAAGTTTTCATATACGCTAAAGCAACTAAGTCTTGCTCGTTGTCCAAAG ATTCTATGCATTCATCTAAAACGTGTATCAATAAATATGTTTGGAGAGCCAGTCAAACTTCAG GGCCATATTTCTTTTCCATTGAACGTAGACCTGCTACCTTTTATTACAAGGGGGGTTGGAATAAATAGCTGGGGAGAAAATTTGCAAAGAAAGCAAGTGAAGCTACAATATGAGAAACCAAAACCTCTTTCCAATCATTTCAATATGCAATTTGATACAAGAAAACTGAATTACATCTATGGGCTGATGGGAGAGGATGTACATTCAAATGAATTTTCTTCAGATGAATCTGAACGCATGGTAAAATTACATGCTGTTAAGGGAGAATCCAATATGGCCCAAACTGAAGGATGCTCAAAATCCATGTCTGCAATCATGCATATGCAATGTGATGATGACAAG GTGACTGTCCCCCCAGAAAGTTGTTTATACCGACTTGTTTCTGTTGTGGAGCACTTTGGAAAAGCTGGTAGTGGGCATTATACTGTTTACAGAAGTGTGAGAGCTGATTCATATAAAGAAGTTCCTGATGAGCAATTTGAGCCTGCTTCCATGAGTTGGTTTTGTATTTCAGATTCTGAAGTGCATAGGGTCTCAGAAAAAGATGTTCTTGATGCAGAGGCTAGCTTGCTCTTCTATGAGAAAATTGACTAA